The region CCTGGTGGCTAATAACTACCGTACCGGTCGACCCGATAACTTCATCGCCGTAAGCGGCAATCGGATCCAGGAAATCCTCTTTGAACGGGGCGGCCAGATGCATGGCTGTATGCCTGGTTGTGTCATCAAATGTTCCATCATCTATCCCGATCAAAACGGGAAACGGCTCTGCTCGGCCTATGAATATGAAACCATCGCCCTGCTTGGCACCAATCTGGGAATTACCGATAATGATGCCATTGCCAGGCTTAAATTCCTCTGTGACGATCTGGGCCTTGATGCCATAGAAACCGGAAGCGGTCTGGGCCTGGCGGCCGAGGCCGGGAAAATGGCCTTTGGGGACCGGCAGGCTGCCGAAGGACTTTTGCAGGAAATCGAAAGAGAAACGCCCCTCGGGAAGGCCCTGGGTAATGGCGTGGTGGCCACGGCCCGATACTTGAATATCAGCCGTATACCGGCCTATAAAGGCCAGGCCATACCAGGGCATGACCCCCGATCGGTCAAAGGAACCGGCGTTACCTATTATACCAGTCCAATGGGGGCGGATCATACGGCCGGTTTGACCTATAAGATACCGAAGAACAGGGATAAACAGGCCGAGAACTCCCTTAAATCTCAGATTCAGGCCGCTGTCTGTGATGCCTTTGGTTACTGCTTAAATGCCGTACCCGGTGGACGGGCCACCATCTATCCTTTTTTAGCCGATCTGATGCATGCCCGATACGGGTTCCGTATGACCCCGTTGGATATCCTTAATATCGGCAAGCAGACCCTTCGGGATCAGTTAGCCTTTAATGAAAAGGCCGGATTTGGAAACTATGATCCCGAGGCCATTCCTTTTATTCATGAGGAGGCCATTTCTCCGACCGGCCAGGTTTTTGACGTGGATGCAGGGGAAATAAAAAATATATGGAAAGGATTGGATGCCTACCAGGAAAAGGAAAAGGCCTGGGAAGTCCGTATCCCGCCCCTGCCCGAAATGATGTTCGGCGCCGGGGTGGCCCAAAATTTGGGCCGGCGGATCCGTCAACTCCAAGTGGCCAAGGTATTCCTGGTAACCGATCCTTTTATGCTCTCCCTGGGGCGGGCGGAAGAGGTCCGCAGGATTCTGGAAGGAAGCGGCATAAAGACGGTGATCTTTTCGGAGGTGGAGCCCGATCCGCCTATTGAACTCATCGAAAGGGCCGGAAAGATCTATCAGGACAATGCGTGTGAGGCCATAGTGGGTCTGGGCGGCGGAAGTTCCATGGATTCGGCCAAAACCATCGGGCTTCGGGTAACACACCCCGGTGACCTCAGGGAATATGAAAGTGTCGTGGGTGGCGGGGCCAAGATCAAACCGGTCTTTCCGCCGGTCATCTGTATCCCCACCACCTCCGGTACGGGAAGCGAGGTCAATCCCTGTGCGGTCCTGACCGATAAGGAGAGGGATCTGAAATTCGTCTTAATGAGTAATCATTTCATTCCCAGATTGGCGGTCATTGATCCATTGTTCTGCCAAACCATGCCCCCCCGCCTGACCATCGAATCCGGAATGGATGCCCTGTCTCACTGTATCGAAGGCTACGTTTCCTTAGCCACCCCGTATCATCCCTATTTCGAATCCATGGCGGTCTATGGGGTCAAGTTGATCGGACGAAGCCTGATCAAGGCCTATAAGGACGGGAAGGATATCGACGCCCGTACCGATCTGTGCTGGGCGGCCGTTTGCGGTGGTCTGGCCTTCTTAAAGGGCTTAGGGATCGGCCATGCCATTACCCATGTCCTCGGAGCCCATTATCATATCCCCCATGGCCGGGCGGCCATCTATGGGCTTTTATGCTTTGTCAAGGCCAATAAGGAAACCTGTAAGGACCCCTTTTCCGATCTGTCCTTTCTCCTGAACCGCTCCGATGATCTGGAAGGAGGTTTGCTGGATTTTTACCGTAAACTGGATATCCCCGTCAGTCTGAAGGCCTTAGGTGTTCCGAAGGAGGATCTGAAAAAAATCGCCTTTTATACCTCCAGGGATGCGGTCAATATGGCCACCGATCCCACCACCCCAAGCCGGCAGAAGATCCTGGGACTTCTTGAGGAGATCTATGAATAATTCCAGAGTCTCGAATATCTTTGGAGGTCTTTGCAAAGGTCTTCCTCTCAAAAGATTGAGACCGGTCCATTTATTACAAGGCCCAATTCGCCCGAATAACCGTTCCCTTCCCTTCGGTAGATTCGATTTCAAAAAAACCACCGGATAGTTCAGTCCGTTCCTTCATACTCAAAAGACCAAAGCCCCGCCTCATTCCCTCCAAACCGGCCTTCTTATTCAGGTCGAAGCCCTGCCCATTGTCTTCAAGGACAAGCGTCATCCTTCCATCCATTTTAAGCAGACACAAACGCACCAAATCGGCTTGGCTATGTTTGGCGATGTTATTCATGGCCTCCTGAACGATCCGGTAGATGACGTTCTTCAAACCCTCGGGGATCTCAATTTCCTCAATGGTCATCTCCTGTTCGATCCGAATCCCGGTATGAATCGCCTGAAATCTTTTACAGAACCAGGACAAGGTAATCAAAAGACCCAAGTCGTCAAGCATAGAGGGCCGTAAGTCCTGTTGTATCCTTCGGCATTCCTCTATGCTGTCTTTGATCAGGGGGATGAGACTATTCAAAGATCCGGTGGCAGTGTTTGGATCTTTTTCAACCTCCAGGAGAGCTCCTTCCACTTTGAATTTAATCCCGGCCAGGCTGCCCGCCAGGGCGTCATGAATCTCTGCGGCGACCCTCTTTCTCTCTTCTTCCTGAGTGGTGAGCAGTCTGACCGATAGTCCCCGTAAGGCTTCATTGGCTCTGGCCAGCTCCGTGGTCCTTTCCCGGATCCGGACCTCAAGGGTTTCGGTCAGATGCTGAAGTTCCAAAGTACGTTGTTCCAGGACCTGATCGGTGTGCTTGCGTTCCGTGATGTCACGGTCGGAAACCCGGCGCCCCAGAGATTGACCATTGGAGTCCAATACCAGCTTGCAGGCGTGGCCGATCCAACGTTCCCGGCCGTCA is a window of Deltaproteobacteria bacterium DNA encoding:
- a CDS encoding iron-containing alcohol dehydrogenase, with protein sequence MKILRVDMKNEKVTLEHQREGWEYLGGSALLARIMNQEVPPTADPLGPENLFIVAGGPLAGTGAPQLGRISVGAKSPLTLGIKEANSGGPAAQFLDRLGIRAIVVQDAPKEDRLYHLLISKDRTTLIPAEEYRGLKNYELAGRLKEKYGKKIAVISTGIAGERKYKGASVSCTDIFGDPSRTAARGGLGAVMGSKGLKAIIIDPAGAGQVDLADPESFREIVKSWVNILKHDVSCSLYSRFGTPFAVNNSASQGTLVANNYRTGRPDNFIAVSGNRIQEILFERGGQMHGCMPGCVIKCSIIYPDQNGKRLCSAYEYETIALLGTNLGITDNDAIARLKFLCDDLGLDAIETGSGLGLAAEAGKMAFGDRQAAEGLLQEIERETPLGKALGNGVVATARYLNISRIPAYKGQAIPGHDPRSVKGTGVTYYTSPMGADHTAGLTYKIPKNRDKQAENSLKSQIQAAVCDAFGYCLNAVPGGRATIYPFLADLMHARYGFRMTPLDILNIGKQTLRDQLAFNEKAGFGNYDPEAIPFIHEEAISPTGQVFDVDAGEIKNIWKGLDAYQEKEKAWEVRIPPLPEMMFGAGVAQNLGRRIRQLQVAKVFLVTDPFMLSLGRAEEVRRILEGSGIKTVIFSEVEPDPPIELIERAGKIYQDNACEAIVGLGGGSSMDSAKTIGLRVTHPGDLREYESVVGGGAKIKPVFPPVICIPTTSGTGSEVNPCAVLTDKERDLKFVLMSNHFIPRLAVIDPLFCQTMPPRLTIESGMDALSHCIEGYVSLATPYHPYFESMAVYGVKLIGRSLIKAYKDGKDIDARTDLCWAAVCGGLAFLKGLGIGHAITHVLGAHYHIPHGRAAIYGLLCFVKANKETCKDPFSDLSFLLNRSDDLEGGLLDFYRKLDIPVSLKALGVPKEDLKKIAFYTSRDAVNMATDPTTPSRQKILGLLEEIYE